The stretch of DNA aaaaataaaggcgGAGCTgacgggggggggaggcggcgccggtcgcggtcaTTCCCCGTCATTTCTGCCGGAGGCGGAATAGCCgcggggggggtcccggggccttgctcggcggcggcggcgggcgccccGGGATGCTGCCGGCGGTGGCCGTGGCGGTGGCGGTGGCCGTAGCCGTGGCGGTGGCCGTGGCCGtggcgctgcccgccgcccccgcgctGCGGCACCGGCTGTCCCGCTCCGCGCTGCGCCGGGCCGCGGGCTGGTACCGGCGgcggctggagctgctgggcagCGAGGTGCGGCTCAGCCAGGagcggcggctgcggcggctGCTGCCCGCCGGCACGGAGCGCGGTGagagggggggggcggcggggatggggggggggtggcgggtgTCCCGGGGGTCGCCCCGCTCAGCCCGCGCCTCTCTCGGCAGGCTCGGAGGCTTTCCGGGAGCGTCACCCCCTGGGACAGAACTGCCCCGAAGGGGCGCCGGGGGGGCAGGTCCCCCCGCTGCGCCCCTGGGCTCTGCTCCGCAGCTGCTGGGGCACCGACCCCCCTCTGCaggtacggggggggggggggcgacggggcagggaggggaggcaCGGGCACCCCACGGGCACCCCACTGCACCTCCGCCCGGGTCTGCCCCACCTGACCCCCACCTCTCCCCGCGCAGGGGTCCCTGCTCTACCTGGATGCCCTCCGCACCGCCTTCCCGCAGGCCCTGGCCCCCCGGGGCACGGCCCTGCTCTCCTGggcgcccggccgcccccgcgccCCGGCGGGCTGGCCCCTGCCCACCCTGTACTGCACCCCGGCCGAGGCGGGCGCCCTGCCCTCGCGGGCCGCCGCTCTGCGGGTGCAGCTGCTCTTTGCCCTTCAGGCGCGTGCCCTGCGGGTGCTGGAGGCCGGGCTGGCCGCCGAGCTGCACGACGCGCTGGCAGCCCTGCGCGCCGGCTGGCCTGAGCTGGCCCAGGACCTGGCGCTGGGCAGGCTGAGCCCCCAGCCCGGGCTGCCCGAGGATGCGCGGGGCCGGCTGCAGGCGCTGCTGGCCCCCAACGCTGCCCGGGCGGCCGAGCTCCGGGCTGAGTGCGCCCGCGGCTTCGAGGGCATTGTGCAGCGCCTGTGGCCGCagctggaggtggtggtggtggggacgGCACACGGCACGGAGCAGCTCTACTGCGACGCCCTCCGCCAGGCCGACTGCAAGGGGCTGCCGTTCTACTGCCCCTTCTACTGGGCGGCAGGAGGTGAGTGTCCCCGGCGTGGGGCTGTCCCCATGGTCTGGCCTGGGTGCACGGGGGGAACTGCTGCTGTACAGCAGCACAaactccccctgcccctgcagGCATGGGTGCATCTCTGTGCCACATCCCTCCCTGGAGACCTGCCTGCTCTCCAAAAACGGCTCTGTCCTGGCACTGGCTGAGAAGTTCCCCCTTGGAGGGGGGTGAGGCTGCGTGGGCAGAGATGGAAGGGTCTGGGGGGGCTCATGCTGACACACGCTgccctctgcccagccctgcttgGTGTGAACCTGTGGCCAGAGGAGCCAGTGCCCCGATTCCTGCTGTGCCCTGACTGGGCTTTCTATGAGttcctgccctgcccagccGAGGAGGAGCCACGGACGGTGCTGCTGGGCGAGCTCTGGGAGGGACGCGAGTATGGGCTGGTCCTGACGGCCTGGCCGGGAGAATACAGGTGCCTCCTCGCTGCTGCGGTGGTCTGGGGGGCACATCTGCCCCAGCCCCATGTGCCTGGCACTGGCCCCCCTCATGGTCCCCCTGCCCACGCAGGTGCCGTGCCGGGGAGGTGCTGAGGGTGACTGGCTTCCACAAGCAGTGTCCCATGGTGGAGCCCGTGCGCAGGTGAGGACACCCCAGCTCCCACCCCTCACCTTGGGGGGCTGTGTGGGGGGCCCTGTGCTGGGCAGGATCTGGATGGGATGGTGCCAGTGGCACCCCTGGCACAGGgcacccaccccagccccctgcACCACAGGGAGAGCCAGGCCCTGAGTGTGCGGGGCGAGAGCATCCCCGAGGAGCGGTTCTACCGGAGCCTGTGCCGCGCCGTGGGCATGTGGCCAGGCGCTCGCCTGGTTGACTACGTCTGCGTGGAGAGTGCCCTGCTGGGTGAGTCCCCCGCAGAGCTGCCCGAGTCCCCCCAAAAGCGTGGCCAGCGCTGCCCGGAGCTCTGCCGGCCCTCCTGCAccctgctcagccctgggtTGCCTGCGCccggtggggctgggggccatGGGTGGCTTTAACGTGCTCGCCGGTGCCGCTGCAGGCGCCTCCTCGGGGGCCTGCGCCCCCCACTACGAGGTGTTCGTGGAGCTGCGGGGCCTGCGGGACCTGTCGGAGGGGCAGCGCTACAAGGTGAGAGGGACGCGGGCTCTGCTCCGGGGCAGGCCcccgcaggcaggcagggcccGCTGCCTGCACCCGCTGCCTGCACccgctgcctgcaccctgccagccGAGCGGGCGAGGCGGCGGGGTGGCCGCAGCCACGCGGTGGCGGTGCTGGCCCGGCAGCCTCTGCGCTGCCGAGATGCTTCGCtgcgggggctggggggggatggCTGGGGGGCACGGGCAGagcccggccctgcccggggCGGGAGCTGCAGCCGCCGGCGGGGCCCCGGGCACGGCGGTGGCGGCTGGGCTGGGACGGCCGGTGTCGGACCGGCGCGGGCAGCCTGccctctctctgcagctggATCAGTGTCTCCAGGAGGATTTCCCCATCTATAAGTCCTTCCGCTTCAAGGGCAGCATCGGGCCCCTGCGCCTGCACCTGGTGGGGGTCGGGGGCTTTGCCCGGCTGCGGGAGGCGCTgggctcccccctccccatgcccAGGGTCCTGCGGGAGGAGCggctgctgcagctcatccAGAGCACCGTCATCTCCTAGGGCAGCCCGGGGGACCCGCAGCCCTCCCGCCCCTGGGGTTCGCTTGGCGTGCGCCCGCTGGGGACGGAGCGGGGCCGAGTCCCTGGTGGGGGGCGAGGGTGCCCAGCCCCGGAGGGTTTGGCTGAGCGGAGAGGATGGAATTGGCGAGCTCGGCTGTGCCCCTGCTCCGCAGTGGCAGCAAGTGCCGGGCACCGGTGGGCATCGCGGTCGGTGCTGCCCGCAGGGATGGAGCAGGACGTGCAGCACACCCCAAccccggcaccagccccaggcactTGCTAGCAGACCTGGCCCTTCGCCAGGCTGTTGTGGGTGCAGGGTGGGACCGCGGGCACTTGTGAGTGTCACGGGGGCAGCTGGGTCCAGCTGCCAGTGGCCACGGCTCGCCCCACTCTGCTGAGTGCCTTGgcagtgcctgcaggcagccacagcagagTGGGTGCCTATGCCTTACCTGAGGGATGCTTCAGCCATTACAGCCCATGGCTGGTGTGGGGGGGACAGCGGAAAACCTccccaggagcaggaggagctgtggagCTTCAGGCCCATGCAGGAGCTCAGCTCATCCCTGTGCTGAGCTCTGGGGCCCTGTGGCATTTTGTCCCCTGGCAGGGACACCGCGGGCAGGGACACTGCAGGCAGGGCACAGGGTGGCCAGTGGTGGCAGGTGCCAGCTTCTGCGGagcagcctccctgctgggctCCAGTGCACATCCGCTGGTTTAGGAAACAATAAGCTCCAGCAAGGGCtgcttttaatgtttaaaaaaacagaagcaaaataaaggaGGATTACctctcaaaaataaataaagggaGCGCTCCggggttgatttttttaatactattttaatactattaaaaaatactattatttttaatcctcATTAAAGACATTTCTTGATGACAGCCCTGACTGCTCTGGTAGTTGAGAAGTTGCTGTAATTTCCTCGGGGtcctggggaaggggcagccATGAATATTTAACCAGTTCAGCATCTGGCTGGGGTTCTGGGAGCGTCTGGCCATTTGTGTCTTTGAGGCATGAATGTACCAGGCGGGAGGGACTGgtcttttcccctcctgcttgTTGAGGTTTATTTTGAGGGCTAGTGAGCCACGGTGCTTGGGGAACCTGCTGTGtgggcagctgctgcccagggtGGGGGCAAGCCAGGCCGCTGGCAGAAGACAATGGCTTGAACAAGATCCACACAAAGCATCCGCCCCGGTGCAGACAAAACCTCTGCCAGGGATGGAAACCGGGCTAAGGccccttccccccatccctgccagaAAAATAGCCTGGAGCAAAATTCCTGGTGCAAGTAGGGGAGAAGCAGTGCCTGCAGCTGGTGGGGTGTCTGCAGCTGGGAGGGGGAtgcctgggggggggagcaTGAGCTGCTGGCACGGTGGGGACACGGGTGCTGGGCCAGCTGGCATTGGGGGTGCCTGGCCCTGGCATGGTATAGGCTGGGGTTTAGTGGTGGCTGGATAAAGGCCGGGGTCATGAAGCtgggcttggggggggtccGTGGGGGGGCTCCCGAGCAGCCCTGTGCTGGCAGAGACCCATGCAACTGGATCCAGCCCAGAGACCCCGGGGGGCTGCTGGGCCCGCCGCCCGTGCCACGCACGCCACGCAGGTGCCTGCACCCCGGGCGAGCACAGCCCTTCCCAGGGGCCTGGCAGTGACCCGGCGCCCCAGAAAAAGCCTCGAGCCCCCCGGCCGGGAGAGCTGCGCTGGCCCAGGGCTTCACCTGGCAGCTGTAGTtgccccctgcccctgcctgggCGCTGACCCCGCTGGAGGCTGCAGGCttggtgtgtgggggggtgtggtgTGTGCCCCGCTGGCCAGGGCCAGGCTGCGGGGTCCAGGCTCGGTTTGGGTGTCGGGCTGCAGGGTGCAAGGTCGATTTGAGTGGCAGGCTGCAGGGTGCAGGCTTGTTTTGGGTGCCAGGCTGCAGGGTGCCAGGCTGCAGGGTGTGGGCCGGGTTTGGGTGCCAGGCTGCAGGGTGCAGGCTCGTTTCGGGTACCAGGCTGCAGGGCGTGGGCCGGGTGGGGGTGCCCGGCTGCAGGGTGCGGGCTTGGCCGGGGTCCCACCACCGGCATGGGGCGGCCGCCGGGCCCGGGCGCTGCGGCGCTGGGCggaggccggggggggccccggcggcggggggtgccCGGTGCCCGTCCCCGCTCTCCGCCGTtgcggcccggggcggggggggcgcgccgtccccatccccgtccccgtccccggccgcgtccccgcccccggcccggcccgtccCCTCCTCCCGGCcgcgccgcctcccgcccgctCCGCCACTGAGCCcgcagcggcggcgggcgcAGGCTCCGGGGGCGCCCGgggccccgcggcggccgctGCCCTGAGGCCGCGGGGGATGGCGGAGGGGCCCCGgggcgccccgccgccgggctcgccccgccccgccgcgccgctgCCCAAcgggccccgcggcggcggcggcggcggcggcggtggcagCCCCGGCTCGGGCtcgggcagcagcagccgcgAGGACTCGGCGGAGCGgagccccgcgcccgccgcgccccgggccAGCATCATGAAGGTGAGAGCCCCGCACCCCGGTCCGGCCCCtcccgccctcccctccccgccccggaGCGGGCTCCGGGGCCCCCCGGGACCGGCGCCGCCCGGCACCTGCGcagggctcgggggggggggccgggccgtgCCCCCTCCGCGGGAGCTGCGCGTCCCCCGGTCCCGGAGCCGGCGGGCACCGGCCCCGCCAGCCCGCGatgcccgccgccccccccccccgggctcccGCCGCGCCCGGCCGGCCGCTGCCTGCGCCCGTGGGGCGGGTTTGCAGAGCCGTGGGGCAGCTgcggccccccccccacctccggGTTCGGTGCCCGGGGGTTGCCTGCCCCACCGTGCGCGGGGTTTGCCCCCTGCCCGCGGCACCGGGCTCTCCGGGTGGCTGGCCCGGCGTCCCCTCGCCCCGCCCGGCACCGTGGGTCCCCAAGGGCAAAGCCTGGCTCGGGCTTCGTGCGCTGTGGGCCAGGCCTGTCCTCTCTGCGTGGCCGCGGATTGCCCCGTCCAGCCGCCGCTCTTCCCGTGGGTCCCCTGCACGGCCACGCTGCTCCTGCCGTGGGAGTCACAGCGGAGCATCGCCCCGTCCTGCTcagggcacccatgggtgccggTGAGGAGACGCCTGCTCCTGGCTCCCGAGCACCTTCCGTTTTCTCGTGCTCCCTCCTGCAAAGTCGCTGAGCCTTGGGCCGAGCCTGACCGGCTCCTGACTGACACCTCCCTGGAGCCGTGCCGTGGCCGGGCAGGGGTACTGGCGGGGCCGTGAGCCAGGGAGGGTCTCTGGGGGTCTCCCACGCGAGTGGGCAGTGGACACATGCGTGCTTTCCTAAATGAGCCCACCTAATTGCACTTAGGCCGGTGGTGCTCGCTGACACAATAGGTCGCGTCCGCTCGGGACCCGCCTCTCCACTCCTGGCAACCTATTTTAAGCTGGGATTGCTCCAGTGCTATTAATATAACCTGTGTGGGGGCTGTTCCCGTCGTGCTGGCCCAGCCCTGGCCTTCTGCCCCCCGGACCCAGTCCTCTGGGCAGAGGTGTCGGCCCCTCCTCAGGGTGGCTGGAGAGACCCTGTGCCCCTGCCCGTGCCCGCCTGGGCTCCCGCAGCAAACTGTTGCAggagtggcagggctgtgccccACATGGTGATGGCAAGGAGACCTCCTGGTGCTCCTGTGCAGCCAGAGGCCAGTGCGCTGGCTGTGCACAGTTTCCCTGGGGACCTCGCCAGGGTCTCTTGTTCCTCCCGGGTCTAGACAGCACACCTCCTCACCGCTCTCTGCCCAGGGACTGGCCATGGGCAGAGTGGGCTGAAGGTGAACCTCTCACTTGCCCCCAGGCTGGGTGCATCCCCTGTCACGGCCATGCGTCACTGTGGGATTTGGCCTCACGTGAAGGTCGGGTGGCCCAGGGCCAGTGCTGGTAGGGGAgggtgctggtgctggaggaGGTCAGAGGTGGACGGTGTCCCCAGCCTGTGCTGATCCATCATGCATCTCCAAGTCCATCCAGAGCCTGATCCTGCCCTGGTGCTGGAGGGCTATAGGTCCCAAATCCTGCAGCTGTGAGTTCCCCAGGCTGAGCCTGTCTGTGCCCCAGGACCCTGACTGTGCTGAGCCACTCCATGGGCTGAGACTGGCAGGCAAGGGACGGTGGGCAGACATGCTGCCTGTGGGACCGTGTGGGCACCGGCTGCCCACACCGTGCTCCTGCCCACACTGTGCTCCTCCTGCCCTCGCCTGTTCAGAGGCAGCGAGCGgtcctgctgcttcccagcgcagctctcctgtgcctgagcagggacagaggaCAGAGCAGGTTCCTCCTgtcccccaccagcccctccagcACCACCGGCTGAGACCCCTCTGTGCCCAGGCCCTCCCCGCTGGGGGATCGGCTTGGACCAGCTCtgcacaggggctggggagagggtcCATGGGGATCCCTAGCAGGTCTGGGACCCAATCAGccccagcaggagctggggagcagctgccCAACCACAAATCCCTGGGGGATGCTGAGGCTGTTCCTCTGCTgtgggctctgcagcagcttcGCTGTCCCCCTCCATGGTGGTGGGTGGGAGTCAGGGGCTGTGCCCGCTGCTTGGCCATGGTGCAGGTACGGGGgttgtggggcagggagggggcccAGTGCCATAAGCCCAGCTACAGCTTGGAGCGAGGGCACAAACGAGCTGCGGGCAGTGGGGCAGCAGGCTAGGCAGGGGCTGGCTGCTGACGAAGTGGAGGAACATGTGGgaagagctgccggctctgTTATTTTTTGGGATTTCCAGAAAAGGCTGGAGGAGTGAATCTGAAAGTGAGACTCACcggctgtgctggggcagggggagcttGGGGCCGGCCATGCTGGGCGGCAGCAGAGCTGGCCCCATGCggcctccccctgccctggctaGAGGACCTGCTTCCCTGCTTTCTTCCCAGGTTGGAAGCTCCAGGTTGGACCTCCCAGGGGGCTGGAGGTCCGGTGGGCTCGGAGGATGCTGGAGAGGGACTGGGGGAGTACTGGATCTGTCCCTCCCTGCTTGCAGGAGGTGACCCTTCCCCAGTGCCCCGTTGTCCTATCCCCTtctccccatctccatcccgTGCCAGCCCCAGGAGCTGTGCGGTGCCTCTGCTCCAGGCTCCGGCTCCACGGCCCCTCGCTGGGTAGCGGCAGCTGGTGCGGCAGGGAGTGGATGTGTCACTCGCTATCTTGGCAGGGAACAAATGATGGTATAAAAGCCCTGGCTGTGCCTGGCCTCCCACTGCCTCCGCTCcggtgctgctggctgctgctgcctgcctgcacccttGCTCATGCTGCCCAGCCTGGGATGGGGGCGGTGGGAAGACCCAGGACCTGGGGAAACCAGCTGCGGTTGAGTCACATCACAGCCACGCTGGGGGACAGCCCTGTCCCCTGGGTGAAACGCGTCCCCACCGCACGCCCCATGGCCAGGAGAGGGGTTCTGCTGCCGGGGCAGCAGAGCCGCGGTTGGGCCGAGATGCCTCAGCCCCAGAGGCTTTCAGTTCCTCTGTCTCCTGCCGTCACGAGCTGCTGTGCggcagggacccccccggccaggcCTCGGGGGATAACGGGAAGGGAGGGGTGGCCGATG from Haliaeetus albicilla chromosome 7, bHalAlb1.1, whole genome shotgun sequence encodes:
- the GHDC gene encoding GH3 domain-containing protein, coding for MLPAVAVAVAVAVAVAVAVAVALPAAPALRHRLSRSALRRAAGWYRRRLELLGSEVRLSQERRLRRLLPAGTERGSEAFRERHPLGQNCPEGAPGGQVPPLRPWALLRSCWGTDPPLQGSLLYLDALRTAFPQALAPRGTALLSWAPGRPRAPAGWPLPTLYCTPAEAGALPSRAAALRVQLLFALQARALRVLEAGLAAELHDALAALRAGWPELAQDLALGRLSPQPGLPEDARGRLQALLAPNAARAAELRAECARGFEGIVQRLWPQLEVVVVGTAHGTEQLYCDALRQADCKGLPFYCPFYWAAGALLGVNLWPEEPVPRFLLCPDWAFYEFLPCPAEEEPRTVLLGELWEGREYGLVLTAWPGEYRCRAGEVLRVTGFHKQCPMVEPVRRESQALSVRGESIPEERFYRSLCRAVGMWPGARLVDYVCVESALLGASSGACAPHYEVFVELRGLRDLSEGQRYKLDQCLQEDFPIYKSFRFKGSIGPLRLHLVGVGGFARLREALGSPLPMPRVLREERLLQLIQSTVIS